A stretch of the Gossypium hirsutum isolate 1008001.06 chromosome D07, Gossypium_hirsutum_v2.1, whole genome shotgun sequence genome encodes the following:
- the LOC107954250 gene encoding dof zinc finger protein DOF2.1 has protein sequence MDPSRGLHQEMGNPFSENMVVNSKGQQQQERKARPQPEEALKCPRCESINTKFCYYNNYSLSQPRYFCKSCRRYWTKGGNLRNVPVGGGCRKNKRSSSKRTQDHAFTPSTNPLITPHHHPIPPLTYDIDTNDLSLAFATVQKQSTSGQQLGFDDHDGDLSIFGNPSFNGNALTSSFLGNHGNLQSYCYDNIGMGGATTGLNGETMLPYNNQEMIDSTMAMGQDSENRVLWGLPWQLIAADNNMVGLGGLDLVRDNWNGLLNTPLM, from the exons ATGGATCCTTCCAGAGGACTACACCAG GAGATGGGGAACCCTTTCTCGGAAAACATGGTGGTTAACTCAAAAGGACAGCAGCAGCAGGAAAGAAAAGCAAGGCCTCAACCAGAAGAAGCGCTTAAGTGCCCAAGATGTGAATCCATCAACACCAAGTTCTGCTATTACAACAACTACAGCCTTTCTCAGCCAAGGTATTTCTGCAAGTCATGCAGGAGGTATTGGACCAAAGGCGGCAATCTCAGGAATGTTCCCGTGGGCGGCGGCTGTAGGAAGAATAAGAGATCATCTTCAAAGAGGACCCAAGATCACGCTTTCACACCCAGTACCAACCCACTCATCACTCCCCACCACCACCCTATCCCACCTTTGACTTATGACATTGACACCAATGACCTCAGCTTGGCCTTTGCTACCGTCCAAAAACAATCTACTAGTGGGCAGCAGTTAGGGTTTGATGATCATGATGGCGACCTTTCTATTTTTGGAAACCCTAGCTTTAATGGTAATGCACTCACAAGCAGCTTTCTCGGGAACCACGGCAATCTTCAGAGTTATTGCTATGACAACATTGGGATGGGGGGTGCAACCACGGGTCTCAATGGGGAAACCATGCTGCCTTACAATAATCAAGAAATGATTGATTCAACAATGGCAATGGGACAAGACAGTGAGAATAGAGTGTTATGGGGTTTGCCTTGGCAACTCATTGCAGCAGATAATAACATGGTGGGCTTGGGTGGTCTTGATTTAGTAAGAGATAACTGGAATGGACTCCTTAATACCCCcctaatgtaa